One segment of Arthrobacter sp. MMS18-M83 DNA contains the following:
- a CDS encoding DUF1540 domain-containing protein gives MTEHVAEVSACSVGSCGFNHHGCTAFGITIGGTTDHASCATFIDTTLMGGLPKVLAHVGACQRSECTHNNNLMCEAHDVRIGPGAEAADCLTYEHA, from the coding sequence ATGACCGAACACGTCGCCGAAGTGTCCGCATGCAGCGTTGGCAGCTGCGGATTCAACCATCATGGCTGTACCGCCTTCGGGATCACGATTGGCGGAACCACGGATCATGCGTCCTGTGCCACCTTCATTGACACCACGCTCATGGGAGGACTCCCCAAGGTCTTGGCGCATGTGGGTGCCTGCCAGCGTTCCGAATGCACCCACAACAACAACCTCATGTGCGAGGCCCACGACGTCCGGATCGGCCCTGGTGCAGAGGCAGCTGATTGCCTGACGTACGAACACGCCTGA